The following are encoded in a window of Bacillus xiapuensis genomic DNA:
- a CDS encoding YjbA family protein, translating into MLYLHDVWVNWFEGEENGYNVCHFHEWRKEDAVELLDQAPVILMKEPLFNYIENQLADLPKQLLEDVRKKAFLRKNHERVQLEHCFVATDGKGVLAVDTMGYTIPVRKSRLVPRQEQLVHEMFDVHPINEYDFEVEMEEKEYHILSLHPYSMTGLTRKERQLKQLLFMALDQLFSSRNSAEIRYWYTEWAPGKYREIQAMTTNEVKQSFHEEVMLGWTAQHYRLCKNLVKGHAFFEKLWEVETASKINQSSNH; encoded by the coding sequence ATGTTATATCTTCATGATGTCTGGGTGAACTGGTTTGAAGGGGAGGAGAATGGCTATAATGTTTGTCATTTTCACGAATGGCGGAAAGAAGATGCCGTGGAATTATTAGATCAAGCACCGGTCATTTTAATGAAAGAGCCTTTATTTAATTATATTGAAAATCAATTAGCCGACTTGCCGAAGCAGCTGCTGGAAGATGTCAGAAAAAAAGCCTTTCTGCGCAAAAACCATGAGCGGGTTCAGCTCGAGCACTGTTTTGTGGCGACGGACGGAAAAGGAGTGCTCGCTGTTGATACGATGGGCTATACGATTCCAGTGCGCAAAAGCCGGCTCGTTCCGAGGCAAGAGCAATTAGTGCATGAAATGTTTGACGTTCATCCCATTAATGAATACGATTTTGAAGTAGAAATGGAAGAGAAAGAATATCATATTCTCTCGCTTCATCCGTATAGCATGACGGGGTTAACCAGAAAGGAAAGGCAGCTGAAACAACTGCTGTTTATGGCATTAGATCAATTATTTTCTTCAAGAAATTCAGCGGAAATCCGCTATTGGTACACGGAATGGGCACCTGGTAAATACCGTGAAATTCAGGCGATGACCACAAACGAGGTCAAGCAATCCTTTCATGAAGAAGTGATGCTCGGCTGGACGGCGCAGCATTACCGTTTATGTAAAAATCTTGTGAAAGGACATGCTTTTTTTGAGAAACTATGGGAAGTTGAAACCGCTTCTAAAATTAATCAGTCGAGCAATCATTAA
- the fabF gene encoding beta-ketoacyl-ACP synthase II — protein sequence MGKRRVVVTGLGIISPVGNTLAEAWANILSGYNGVKPLTRVNADDYPAKVAGEITDFNPEQYMDKKDARKMDRFTQYAVAAAQMAVEDANLTINESNADRVGVWIGSGIGGMETFEKQFQTFMKRGYRRVSPFFVPMMIPDMAAGQVSIFLGAKGVNSCTVTACATGTNSIGDAFKVIQRGDADAMITGGSEAPITQMSMAGFSANTALSTNPDPNQASRPFDANRDGFVMGEGAGLLVLEELEHAQKRGAKIYAEIVGYGATGDAHHITAPAPGGEGGARAMNLAIEDGGLKPEEIDYINAHGTSTPYNDKFETMAIKQVFGDHAQNLSISSTKSMTGHLLGAAGGVEAIFTVLAIQKSMVPPTIHYETPDAECDLDYTPNESKKREINAAISNSLGFGGHNATIVFRKFKA from the coding sequence ATGGGAAAACGCAGAGTAGTTGTTACAGGACTTGGCATTATTTCACCTGTGGGAAACACATTGGCAGAAGCATGGGCTAATATTCTCAGCGGATATAATGGAGTCAAGCCGCTGACGCGGGTCAATGCAGATGACTATCCGGCGAAGGTAGCCGGGGAAATCACGGATTTTAATCCGGAGCAGTATATGGATAAAAAGGATGCCCGAAAAATGGACCGCTTCACCCAATATGCTGTAGCCGCTGCGCAAATGGCTGTGGAGGATGCGAACTTAACCATCAATGAATCCAATGCAGACCGGGTTGGTGTATGGATTGGTTCCGGCATCGGCGGCATGGAAACATTTGAAAAGCAATTTCAAACGTTTATGAAAAGGGGGTACCGCCGGGTAAGCCCATTCTTTGTTCCCATGATGATTCCGGATATGGCAGCCGGACAGGTATCGATTTTTCTTGGGGCAAAAGGCGTAAATTCATGTACTGTTACCGCTTGTGCTACGGGAACTAATTCAATCGGAGATGCCTTTAAAGTCATCCAGCGCGGAGATGCGGATGCGATGATCACCGGCGGAAGCGAGGCGCCGATTACGCAAATGTCCATGGCGGGATTCAGTGCCAACACAGCCCTATCCACTAATCCTGATCCGAATCAAGCCAGCCGTCCATTCGATGCGAACAGAGATGGATTTGTGATGGGAGAGGGAGCCGGCTTATTAGTTCTGGAAGAATTAGAACATGCCCAGAAGCGGGGCGCGAAAATTTATGCAGAAATCGTCGGCTACGGCGCTACCGGAGATGCCCATCATATTACGGCTCCTGCTCCAGGGGGCGAAGGCGGAGCAAGAGCGATGAATCTGGCGATTGAAGACGGCGGACTTAAGCCGGAAGAGATCGACTATATTAACGCTCATGGTACTAGCACCCCCTATAATGATAAGTTTGAAACAATGGCTATTAAGCAGGTCTTTGGCGATCATGCGCAGAATCTGTCCATCAGTTCTACCAAGTCGATGACAGGCCATTTGCTGGGAGCAGCCGGCGGTGTAGAAGCGATCTTCACTGTGCTGGCGATTCAAAAGAGCATGGTTCCGCCTACCATTCACTATGAAACGCCGGATGCGGAATGTGATCTGGATTACACGCCGAATGAATCGAAGAAAAGAGAAATCAACGCAGCTATCAGCAACTCTTTAGGATTCGGCGGACACAACGCTACCATCGTTTTTCGAAAGTTTAAAGCATAG